Below is a window of Micromonospora chersina DNA.
TCGCCGCCGGGGCGGTCGCCGGCCTGTTCCTCGCGCGCCGGCTGGCCCGGCCGATCCGTACCGCGGCCACCGCCGCGGCCCGGCTGCGCGCCGGGGACCGGGCCGTCCGGGTGCCGGTCGAACCGCCCGACGAGGTGGCCGACCTGGCGTACGCGCTGAACGGGCTGGCCGCCGCGCTGGCCACCAGCGAGGGGCGGCAGCGCGAGTTCCTGCTCTCGGTCTCGCACGAGCTGCGCACCCCGCTCACCGCCATCAAGGGCTACGCCGAGGCGCTGGCCGACGGGGTGATCGAGGCCGACGCCGTGCCGGCCACCGGCCGGACCGTGCTCGCCGAGTCCGAGCACCTGGACCGGCTGGTCAGCGACCTGCTGGCGCTGGCGCGGCTGGAGGCCGCCGACTTCCCGCTGGAACCCGGTCCGGTCGACCTGACCCGGCTCGCCGCCGACGCGGCCCGCACCTGGACCGACCGGTGCGCGGCGGTCGGCGTGCCGTTCCGGGTGGAGGCGCCGGCCGCGCCGGTGCCCGCGTACACCGATCCGGGGCGGATCCGGCAGGTGGTGGACGGGCTGCTGGAGAACGCGCTGCGGGTCGTACCCCCGGGGGCGCCCGTGGTGCTCGCGGTCCGGCCGGCCGGCGCGGACCCGGCGGTGGGCGGCCTCGTCGAGGTCCGCGACGGCGGGCCCGGCTTCACCGACGACGACCTCGCGGTGGCCTTCGAGCGGGGGGCGCTGCACCAGCGGTACCGGGGGGTGCGCAAGGTGGGCAGCGGCCTGGGGCTGGCGCTCGCCGCCGGGCTGGTCCGCCGGCTCGGCGGCGAGATCACGGCCGGGCACGCCCCGGAGGGCGGCGCGGCCTTCACCGTCCGGCTGCCCGGAGATCCTTACCTGACCCGAACATCGGCCTGACGATCCGCTCGTGCGCGTGGGGAAGGCTGAGGGCACCACGGACGAGAGGAACACTGATGGCACGTCAGGGAATCGTCACCGGCGTCACCGCGCTGCTCGCGGCGGCCGCGCTCGGCCTCGCCGGCTGCGGCCCGGCCCAGGTCGCCCGGGACTCCGCGACGGAGACCGCCGTCGAGGTGGCCGCCGCCATGGGCGCGGACGGCCAGGCACTGGCCGCGCTCGGCGTCGACGCCGGCGACCTGGACGTCGACCCGGTCGCCGCCCCGGCTCCCTCGGCCTCCGGCGCGCCCGGTGAGCAGGCCGGCCCGCGGGACAAGCGCGGCGAGCGGGCGCAGGAGTGGCGCAAGCGGCACCGCGCCCGGGTGCTGCTGCGCAAAAACACCCTGCACGGCGAGGTCGTGGTGCAGACCAGGGACGGCGGGACGAAGACCGTCGCCGTGCAGCGCGGACAGGTGACCGCGATCGACGGCACGTCGATGACCGTGAAGTCCACCGACGGCTTCACCATGACCTGGACCTTCGACGAGAAGCTCCGGGTGGTCGAGCGGCGCACCACAGTGCAGTCGAGCGACATCAAGGTCGGCAC
It encodes the following:
- a CDS encoding sensor histidine kinase — translated: MPEQPTMALPVVGPGPSAPPRRRFAHTLTARAVLVTCAVALVSVLVTALVAVPLAVRGAERRDQVALAAQARLAADVLRVRAVRQRDTAGDRLIRQLRQQQIEVYLIRAGQADRAGLPRQVVNRVAAGRDVSGRRIVGGQRALVEGRPLPGGDGVVLTRSTRNGPWGQVLLSLWLPLLAGLAAGAVAGLFLARRLARPIRTAATAAARLRAGDRAVRVPVEPPDEVADLAYALNGLAAALATSEGRQREFLLSVSHELRTPLTAIKGYAEALADGVIEADAVPATGRTVLAESEHLDRLVSDLLALARLEAADFPLEPGPVDLTRLAADAARTWTDRCAAVGVPFRVEAPAAPVPAYTDPGRIRQVVDGLLENALRVVPPGAPVVLAVRPAGADPAVGGLVEVRDGGPGFTDDDLAVAFERGALHQRYRGVRKVGSGLGLALAAGLVRRLGGEITAGHAPEGGAAFTVRLPGDPYLTRTSA